TGGAGCGGATGCTCGAGCTCTGCGATTCTGCAGACACGGAGAATACCCGTTTCTATGTGCTACCTGAGACCGCCCTACAAGAGGGTGCGACCGTATTCCGAGCGGGAGGACAGGTGAACTTCAGGGGGCTCTGGGAACACCAAGTAGATGCGACATTGAGCACCCGCATCATGCGTAATTTCTTGGCCGACAAAGAAGCCGCCATGGTCGTGGGTGCTGCCGATAGGAAGGCCTATCCGATCAAGGAGACCCCTACAGCTCGCTATATCGTCCCTTTGGACCTCTACTATGACAGCTATAACTCCACTTGGCTGGTGACCCGGGATGGCGTGGAGGCCATCTATCGCAAAAGCAAGCTGGTACCAGGGGTGGAGAGTATCCCCTTTGTGAGCGTGCTCTCTTTTCTGGATGATCTGGCCCTCGATCTGGGTGGCGCCTCAGGGAGTCTGGGTATACAGGCAGAACGGGAGGTATTCCGTTTCGATAGCTTGAGCCTCTCACCTACCATCTGTTATGAGTCGGTCTTCGGGGATTTCAATACCGAGTTCGTACGCAATGGCAGCGAGGCCATATTCATCAGTACCAACGATAGCTGGTGGCAGGATAGTCCCGGTTACAAGCAACTTTTGGCCTATGGACGCTTGCGGGCCATCGAGACACGCAGGGGCATCGCCCGATCGGCCAATACGGGAATCACCTGCTTCATCGATCAGAAAGGCGACATCACCTCCGCGCTGGAATGGGTGACCGAGGGCGCACTCAGGGGAGAATTGTACTTCAATGAAGAGCTCACCTTCTATGCCCAACACGGGGATTATCTGAGTCGCGTAGCAGCCTTGATCTCCGTGCTACTCTTACTATGGACTTGGGTGAGGCCCTTGAAAGGGAAGCCTTAATAACTCTCAGTCATATTTACCGTTCTTCGTTCCCCATATATAATCCAAACGCAATGCTTCAGATCTCAAGATTCCTGACTATCCTTTTCATACTCTCATTGATCCCTATTGCTTCGACCGCTCAGCGATCTATGGGCGCAGATGTACCAAACTACATCCTTGCTGAAAGTGCCGATCCCATTATCTATATCTATTCCATGCAGCCAACCAAGGCTAAGTTCGAATTCGGGTCGATTAAAAAACCGAATCGTACTATGTCAATGGACGAGTTTCCTACGATGGACGAGGCTGTATTTGACAAGTTGAGTGAAGCCATAGAGCAGAAATTGAATTCGATGGGAATCTATCCAATGG
Above is a window of Flavobacteriales bacterium DNA encoding:
- the lnt gene encoding apolipoprotein N-acyltransferase translates to NLGTTYFILYIREPDVPPIQQTIARITAAGLTYVLNSAFMAIVFWLFHLTRRNVGGVAGYAALVLYWMSFEYIHMQWSINWPWLNLGNVFAQDVHYVQWYEQTGIPGGTLWILLVNLTLFTAIKARWQGRKARSMRMAIGAVLLIVLPLVISLIRYSNYEEQGEAVEVVCVQPNLDPYEVKFKTDPIQQLERMLELCDSADTENTRFYVLPETALQEGATVFRAGGQVNFRGLWEHQVDATLSTRIMRNFLADKEAAMVVGAADRKAYPIKETPTARYIVPLDLYYDSYNSTWLVTRDGVEAIYRKSKLVPGVESIPFVSVLSFLDDLALDLGGASGSLGIQAEREVFRFDSLSLSPTICYESVFGDFNTEFVRNGSEAIFISTNDSWWQDSPGYKQLLAYGRLRAIETRRGIARSANTGITCFIDQKGDITSALEWVTEGALRGELYFNEELTFYAQHGDYLSRVAALISVLLLLWTWVRPLKGKP